In Ischnura elegans chromosome 9, ioIscEleg1.1, whole genome shotgun sequence, the following proteins share a genomic window:
- the LOC124165547 gene encoding leucine-rich repeat-containing protein 57, translated as MGNSGLKQHYETASKTGVLRISQKRLTEFPAPLKQLEQVLRTLDLTDNRFSNLPVEIKNFKNLKHLTLDKNVLRTLPDSIGELTKLETLSVRDNDLVRLPQNLSLLKNLKEAHFSGNKLQDFPLVLCGLRHLDMLDLSRNSITKVPDDPVLSTLHVVELNLNQNQISELSEHLANCPRLRTLRLEENCLPLSAIPRSLLDSSGISMLAIEGNLFAPKSLMDVEGYDSYMERYTAVKKKLF; from the exons ATGGGAAATTCAGGATTGAAGCAACACTATGAAACCGCCTCGAAAACAGGTGTCTTACGAATATCCCAGAAGAGGCTGACTGAATTTCCTGCGCCACTGAAGCAATTGGAGCAAGTTCTTCGAACTTTAGACCTGACTGATAATAGATTTTCAAACTTGCCCGtggaaatcaaaaattttaagaatttaaagcACCTTACTTTGGACAAAAATGTACTCCGTACATTGCCCGACTCAATAGGGGAGCTGACGAAGTTAGAGACTCTATCAGTTCGTGACAATGATCTAGTGCGACTTCCCCAAAATTTGTCACTACTAAAGAATCTGAAGGAAGCCCATTTCAGTGGGAATAAGTTGCAAGACTTTCCCTTAGTATTATGTGGTTTACGTCACCTCGATATGCTGGACCTGTCAAGAAACTCTATCACCAAAGTACCAGATGATCCAGTTCTATCAACTCTTCATGTCGTTGAGTTAAATCTCAACCAG AACCAGATATCTGAGCTATCTGAACACCTAGCAAATTGTCCCCGATTAAGGACCCTCCGCCTTGAAGAGAATTGCCTGCCTTTGAGTGCTATCCCCCGCTCTCTTCTCGACAGCTCTGGTATCTCTATGCTAGCTATAGAAGGTAATCTATTTGCCCCAAAGAGTTTAATGGATGTAGAAGGCTATGATAGCTACATGGAAAGGTATACTGCCGTCAAGAAAAAATTGTTCTGA